Proteins encoded together in one Solanum lycopersicum chromosome 7, SLM_r2.1 window:
- the LOC138337380 gene encoding uncharacterized protein, which produces MIDSRDCYGCGQTGHIRKYCPNQSYRSPIVRGRGGHGRGRHSGGRGSQGNGGLQISQGGGRAGATAAQHGRGDGQRGDRAHCYAFPGRSVAETSDAVITDLPCMPPDRDIDFCIDLEPAELRELKVQLQELLGKGFIRPSESPWGAPVLFVKKKNGSFRMCIDHRQLNKIKGKQFTDEKLSRIREMVLRGEAKETIIDEKGVLRIKGRVCVPCVDDLIHTILTEAHSSRYSIHPGVTKMYRDLKQHFWWSRMKRDIADFVSQCPNCQQEKILAAQNRQKEYAYRRVRDLDFMEVLLDENLSYEEEPVAVLDREVRKLGSKEIASIKVQWNNRQVEESTWENEADMQERYPHVFTDSGALAGRHVRACQTKPALMGSIRRGAPKVFRRNF; this is translated from the exons atgattgactccagagattgttatggatgtggacagactggacatattaggaaatattgtccaaacCAGAGTTACAGatccccaatagtcagaggtagaggtggtcatgggagaggccgccattctggaggacgtggtagccaaggtaatggtggtctcCAAATCAGCCAGGGTGGCGGGCGAGCTGGagctactgcagcgcaacatggtaggggcgaCGGGCAGagaggtgatagggcccattgttatgctttccccgggaggtctgtagcagagacatctgatgctgttatcacag accttccttgtatgccaccggatagggatattgatttttgtattgatctggagccgg ctgagttaagggagttaaaggtccaacttcaggagttgttaggtaaaggttttattagaccaagtgaaTCCCcctggggtgctcctgttttatttgtgaagaagaagaatggaagttttcggatgtgcatagaccacaggcaactgaataag attaagggaaaacagtttactgatgagaagctgagtcGAATTCGGGAGatggtattacgaggagaggctaaagagacaataattgatgagaaaggcgttttgagaattaagggaagggtatgtgtgccctgtgttgatgatttgattcacactattcttacagaggctcatagttcaaggtattcaatACATCCTGGTgtaaccaagatgtatcgtgacctaaagcaacatttttggtggagtaggatgaagcgtgacattgcgGATTTTGTttcccaatgcccgaattgtcagcag GAGAAGATTCTAGCagctcagaacaggcagaaagaatatgcatatcgaagggttagggacttggattttatggagg ttcttcttgatgagaatttgtcttatgaggaggagccggTTGCtgttttagatagagaagtccgcaagttgggatcaaaggagattgcatccatcaaggttcagtggaataATCGGcaagttgaagagtccacttgggagaatgaggctgatatgcaagaaagatatccacatgtttttacagattcag GAGCTTTGGCTGGTCGGCACGTTAGGGCCTGTCAGACAAAGCCTGCCCTGATGGGCTCTATCAGGCGCGGCGCCCCAAAGGTTTTCAGACGGaatttttga
- the LOC138337381 gene encoding uncharacterized protein, producing MIFLRHHLDEILKIEYLTVKDPLVLWKNLKERCDHLKMVIHPNARYDWMHLRLQDFRSIHEYNSAMFRITSQLKLCGETVSEINMMEKTFSTFRASNVLLQQQYREKGYKKYSELISHLLVAEQNNDLLLKNHKNRPTGSEPLPEVNEAYAHHARRGKGRGPNHERGCGRGRGRGRDYGQERNSIPGINHSSNKKEKRKDEKREATREGCFRCGGRGHYARDCRTPKHLVELYQESLKKKEKNHEANFISENQVDITHLDIADFFAHPEGKIDHLIGDSFVNMEE from the coding sequence ATGATATTCTTGCGTCATCATCTTGACGAGATTCTGAAAATCGAATATTTGACAGTCAAGGATCCACTTGTTTTGTGGAAAAACCTAAAAGAAAGATGTGACCACTTGAAGATGGTCATACATCCAAATGCACGATATGATTGGATGCATctaaggctacaagactttaggtCTATACATGAGTATAATTCTGCCATGTTCAGAATCACTTCTCAATTGAAATTATGTGGAGAAACGGTTAGTGAGATTAATATGATGGAAAAGACATTCTCCACTTTTCGTGCCTCGAATGTGCTCTTGCAGCAACAATATCGAGAGAAAGGTTACAAAAAGTATTCTGAACTaatttctcatcttcttgtGGCCGagcaaaataatgatttattattgaaaaatcataAGAATCGACCTACTGGATCTGAACCACTTCCTGAAGTGAATGAGGCGTACGCCCACCATGCTAGGCGTGGAAAAGGTCGCGGTCCTAATCATGAACGTGGATGTGGTCGTGGACGTGGACGTGGTCGTGATTATGGTCAAGAACGTAATTCTATTCCTGGAATtaatcattcatcaaataaaaaggaaaaaagaaaggatgagAAACGTGAAGCAACTAGGGAAGGTTGTTTTCGATGTGGTGGAAGAGGTCATTATGCACGTGATTGTCGTACTCCCAAACACTTGGTTGAGCTTTATCAAGAATCactaaagaagaaagagaaaaatcatgaggcaaattttatctctgaaaatcaagttgatatcACGCACTTGGATATAGCAGATTTCTTCGCACATCctgaaggaaaaatagatcaCTTAATTGGTGATAGTTTTGTGAACATGGaagagtaa